AGCTGGAATCCTAATGCCACTTTCAGTTCggattttctttacatttccatCCTCACCAacgaaatttttccttttacgaTCCCTGTAAAGAAAACGAaagatattttctttcctttcagtcAGCCATATTGTACTCATAACACTTCTAAAACTTGGGTGTTCTATAAAACAATATCCTCTAGCTGAAATAtcactttattttcatcacctgTCTGCCTGAAAGTATAGTGAAATcatcattaaaaattgtttcgtgaataaagggggtaagtttctaagggAACTTTAGTGCCACGTTGGTTGAGGAGTGTAACAAGATCGTTTacttttatcaaatgagttgaaaatgtaaattcgccaccgtaaagagtttcttcgtcagagtgaattcgctctgacgaagggctaacgcttgaaacgccAGCTcagaaactctttgcggtggtcAATCTgcatcaattcagttgataaaaccaaattaaattgTGTAATGGTTTGGCGTAAAAGGGTTATAAATCCAAAGAAGAAAACGCTGAAGCTCCTTAAAATAAAGAAGGAAGAATATGGAGGAATATATTCTCAGTTTTCAACAGTTTTCCCCCCtagaaaaaacatgttttgttcgACGCACTGATCTTGTTCTTTTGGTCTTGGCAAGAGGTATTTGAATCCAGAGGAATATGTTATTGTCTTAAAGGCTTTCGGTTATTTCGCCAACATGTAAACTTGCCGACATGTCAATTCACCAACAATCAAATCGCCGAAACCTTTGATCAACTCGCACACACCATTGTTCAACTTGCCGACAACGTCGATCAGCGAAGGCGGAGTAACCAAAGGCCACTGTGGCGAGTAGACCAAAGGTGTCAGCAAAGTGACCAGGTAACTTCCTcaatatttaccattttttgATTGTCTTAGCCTGTCGCATTCCTTCAGCTTCGTCAGCTTGTATATCCATAACAGCGCCAGATACATCCTTTTCAAACGACTTCAAGCCAAGCCTGGAAAGGAACGGTCATTGATTCAATTTTTCCTCACTATGACAGAATAGTAGTAGTCTTATACTTAGCGTTACGGACTCCACATCGGAAGGTCCCATATCAGGAACCATGTCAAGGACCAACCTCGTTCCCAAGGATAGGGCGTGAAAAAGAGAGACCCTAGGAACGAGGTTGGTCAGAAACTGGTGTTGTGTTAATCAGCCTGGAGAACAGATGACATTATTTTAGAGCGCAGGTTAGCAAGAAACGATAGCAGAGACGAGTGCTGCGTGACTCTCCCACGACAAACGCGTGGAACGTGTCTTTCACTTCATTCCTTCCTCGCTATCTCCTTACGCTAGCCTCTGCTCGCCTGAAAgatgcacacacacacacacacacacaaaacaaaaacaaaaacaaaaagcaagaTAACAACAGTCCAGCAAACTACGTGTTTCTTGCGTAATGATTGTGATGAgttattgttgtaaataaaagcttctagaaatctccagactgcttagtcatgctgacttgcataccgtagaactttccagaacatttcatcGAATCACGCAGTTATTAATTAATACTACAaaaatagttcttttttttcgtaagCTTCTGGAAGATttcagaacactttgtgaatgtatTTAAAGATTCACTTATGTAGTAGTAGTtagactgttttgaaagctataccgagagaaGGAatttggagacagcagtgagattgtgtcagtggtgagctaggaTATAGACTGCGGTGGGCTTAATTAAGCTAattaacgataagtattgtaccgcttttaggagtcgctccttgttaagaacattactcgcTGTTTAATAAAGCAGTTGAGTTTGtgggattgtagtgtttttctgtcggttagatcATACCGTAACAGATGAAAGAAACTAAACCTCGGTGTTTCTCAGtcagagtaaaaagaaaaaaaatagctaCAACTGTCTTGCTGGCTATGGGCTCTTGGATGAAACACCTCAAGCTTGACCTTGACCTTGCAACAACTCACCCAAGTCCTTTCTCTCCGTGGTGATCCGCAGCGGTATGGGGAATGTAATTCTCGTCTCTGAAATTTTTGACAAGGCCTGACAACAGAAAGAGACAGTATTTAGAACTGTTATAGCAAAATATACCAGGTTGAACACGATGCTTTTACAAACAGTTGCGAACAAATTACCTTCAGGATCAAACTTGGACCCTTTACGCTTCTTTTTCTGGCTAGGATCAAACACAGTTGCGAAAACtcccttgaaaaagaaaaaaaagggaatgggAAGATGCAAGCAGAATCAGAAAGACAATGCGCATAGAAATAAAATACTAGtctagaaaaggaaaaggagtAACGCCTTAAAAATTGGTGGTCAATCAAGCAAATATTAGCCTCCATTGGCCTTCAACACAAGTCATGGAGGAGCtgtaaaaaacattttcaacaacaaatgaaaaatgatcGCAGGTTGTTCGAAGACTCTTGTCGAACAAACTGAGCTGGACCTTAATGGACATTCTTCATTTGGTAATCTTATAAAGATTCGTTTTGGCTGGGTAATGTTTCAGCCGAGATTCTGTAAAAAATCTTACAGACTTGTACACATATAATCATCGGTAAATATGACCACACTCAGACCGTCATTTCTACGATAATGTTAGTTGTACGGGCACGAAAAATTGCATTGGGTTCAGTTCTATGTCATGCGCTTTCTTTGCTCTTGTAACATTTTCCTTCTAATCAACATCTTATTTTTACCCTTTCTTACTCAAGGGTCTGCTCGTATTTACTCACTTGGATTTCATCTGTAGTTAGACCGGTCTCCTCGGGCTCTTGTTCGGCACCACCACCCCTCCCCTGATCAGAGGTCAAATCATCTAGTTTCAGCCGCCGAGCTCTTTGAATTACATCACTGTGACGTTTTCTGCCAGCAGTCAAACCGAAGGGGAAAAAGAGGTTTGAAATGCACAGGTTGTGTGAATCTCACAAGGATTACTTCTCTATTTCGAGTTTGAGTTTCGCATTACGGTCCCTTATGACCAAATTCTCACTACTATTGCAGAAGGAAACGTGTAGAAGCTAGAAAGGAGAAACGGAAACGGCTCTTGAAAGCAAAAGGATCAATCACTTTCAAAATCAGACTCACCGTTTTGACATCATAATGGATTGTGCCGTAGATTTTGATGTTGAACCAATCTCAAAAATAGTCTGCAGAGGAGATACAATAAGACATAACACCGAAAAATATCATACTGTAATTAAAATCCCAAGAATAAAATCTTTACATCATTCTGTTTCTTAGCTAAACTTAACATTTGAAAGACTACGGAAACCGTAATCcgttaacccctaagagtgactagcatctaatttctctttacaatatcacccccaaaatcacacataaaggtcacaagaaaaaaggaaacgatcaccagtGATAGAAGTTCTAGATTGTTctacaaattctcctcgtcagcaccttagtaagtgtattgagaacagtatggagaatatgtatactgatgttagggtgtaaagggttaatccgtTGATCCCTTTGAGTGACTAACATCGAATTTCTTGCGCTTTCAGAGAAACAATAATTTGACAAATACATATGAAAAGTCTTTCACCTGTTTAGGTCTAAAGTTCTTCACACCATCCAAAATGTCGACCTTGGTAGATGTCGTCTCTTTGGAGGATAACTCTACAAAAGGTAGTTtgcaaaaaccaaaagaaataaTCGTTGCTACTTTCCACCACAATTATTCAGTTATATGAATTTACTTTCACTCGTGACCATAAAAACCTCGTTAATCCCTaacagtgaccagcatctaatttctctataCATAATCACTACTGAATCAAATATcaaggtgatgagaatgaaggaaataaccAGCCAACTCAAAAGCtgttgattgttgaacaaattctcctggtcagtgCCATAGCGGTCTATAGATAACAGTAAGGAGAAGAcgcatattgatgttagagtgtTGAGGGGTTAAAGCTTAAGTAGAATATAACAAACGAGGACGCTCACTGAATAAAGGATGACTAGAAAGCGCGCCAGTATCAATCTTTTTCGCCCTCTTCACAGATTCTGATGAAGCATTCGGCCTGGATTTGATGTACTGCTTGTATCCATTAGCAGCAACTTGTCGAAGAGAAACCTGAAGATAACAAAGATAAAAAGCAATTACTTTTTACATTCTAAACAGCTCTGGACACCGAGTTATTCGGACACCTCGACTGCCCTCTCCTTGTTTAAAAATGCCCCTCAGAACTATCCCAAAGAAATGGTCCGTGCAAGGTGAGCGGCAATCAAATTGAATGCAGAAAAGAAGCGtaagaaacaatttcaaatttcgaTGAGGTCATACACGTGTCTCCCCCAAACTAGTCGGGCGTggctactaccaactgagctacagagacACATGCAAGGAGCAGTGAAAATTTTAGTGAGCTCTTCGTTCCCGCAGGAGTCACTGGGGACCTTTAGCAGTTAGGACGATaacgccaaggaagacgtcgattttaagataaataaatatttttagttaaaATCTCGCGAATAAGGGGtgtgtttaccatctcttacGGCGCCACAAGTTCACCTCTAACGTTTGAGAGCGGCGTTgagtttcaaataaaaacttaaataatttgccttCGCGGTTTCCTTTCTCAGACcacgaaaaaaattgatgatttcacgttgttattttgCGGAGGACAACTAGGAcactattgttctgctcattagatcttttgttttgccccGTCCTCGTTGCCCTCGCCTCGCTAAAGGACCCCTGTTCCACCGGCCGCTGACCGGCGTGCGAGTCTGGTTATCAACGAGCAATCAGCGCTTAACAGTCAAGAAAGTCGTGCAAATGTTCTTCATCCATTACTCATCTGTCATCGATATTAATGAACCAACAAATATCAGTGACATCCAGAATACTAACCAAGTCATGTGATTTGTCGTGCGCCGTTTTCATAAAATTATCTTCGTCATCTACGAGCAGCTGAGGAACCGTACCTATAAGCCCATCATCTTGAGCCTGCGAGTCCTTTCCAGCAAACTTTAGCGGTCGACCAAGGAAAAGATGAAGATCCACCATATGGGCTAGCTATGGAGCGAAAACAAATATAATAAGGGCAGGTTCCTGATAAGATTCATCACGCGACCCTTCCCAAATCTTCCCCGCTTTTACACTGCTCCGCTTCCATCGCGCCGTTTATTATCGCGCTtcgttttaaaaaattcatgcCTGGAATAGGCTATGATTATTACAAAAGCAAGAAGAATGGTACATTAACAAGTCTCTTCTCGACCCAATTTCCCGCCTGGGCGCCGAAAGGAAACTGGGGCGAGGAGAAAACCACCAGTTACGTTTTACGATTTAAGACTACCCCTGTGTTTTGCCAGACCAAATTTTCGCCTTCGCGGAGTTCAGAAATAAACGTCGAGAACAAACTTTTGCGATTTTTCGTTAAGGAAAACATGGGCTAAAACTCTATATATTCATCCTTTACTGACCATTGCGTTGCAAAAAAACTCTCCAAATACTGAATTGTCAAGAAGGTGATGCCTACTGCTTAAAAACACTGACTCAAAACACATTATAACAAATAAACCCTACTAGTCTCCCTGTTTACTTCCTTGGggcttttattgaaataaaaaataaataaatttttttcgcttGCGATAACAAATCAAATGCATATCGCGAAATCCGCAAAATTAAAACCTGTGTGATATTCATTCCACGTGGTTAACTCTAAACAATGCAATTAAACGATCAGAGGGATATTCGCGAATATACATGTGGGTTCCTAGCTCGATTTATTTCGCTATCGAGCTGGATAAGACCAGCCACTAATATTTTGTGTAGAGCGTTTCACATCAGAGGCAAAAAATTCACGAGTACACCTCAATTTGAATTAGTCGAATACTGAATACCGCTGACTCTGTAACAAGATCTGCCCACTCAGAGATAAGTTGCTTTGCGCTTTACTGTGCATTATTCGCTGTGTTCCTAGAATTTAAGAGAATCTCGAATACCTCGTCGCAGTTATGGAGCCACAAGCATGTATGAGCAGAAGGaaacatcaacaacagcaagaCATGCTTCGCACTATGAATTCATTCAGGAAATCACAAACATTTTGCGATGTGATTCTCGTCGTCGAAAATCGAAAGCTGCCGGCACACAGAGTAGTTCTAGCAGCGAGTAGTTCTTTCTTCAAAGCTTCCTTTACGTCTGAGTTGACTCAGGAAAAATCCAGTGATGAACTCGAAGTGAACCTGCCGGATTTTCATCCCAACAGTATCGAAgaacttttgaattttgtttacACCGGGGAATGCGGAGTTTCGGAGAAGAATGCCGAAGAACTTTTGGTCATTGCCGACTATTTCGATATTCCCAGCCTAAAAGAAACTTGTGCGGAGTTCTTGATGATAAGCCTCAAACCGTCCAACTGTTTATGGATTCAGATTTTTGCCGAAAGATACAACCATGAATTGTTAAACGAAGCCGCCACTGAATACATTTGCAATCATCTTTCGTCTATTTGGAAAACAAATGAATTCTTATGTTTGGATTTTATCGAGTTAGAAGAGCTTATTTGCGGGAAAAGACTCGTAATCAAGACACAGAAAGGCGAAGAAGAAGTGTTCGAAGGAATAAGGGCTTGGATAACACACGATACGGAAAACAGAGAGCATTTCTTTGAAGATCTTTTCCGCCATGTTCGCTTGTCGGCCATGTCAACTCAATTTATCTCCGAATTCATCGAGCGTGACGAACTTGTCACGCGAAGTCACGATGCTCAAAGTTGGGCCACAGCAGCATTACGTGTCCCGGATGAAGAGCGTGACGAGCCTCGTGGTGTCACGGAGAGTGTTGTGCTTCTCAGCAAAAACGGCTGTACTTCTTGTTTCACTCCAGCCACGGGAATGTGGTATGACTTGGCCCGACTGCCGAGCTTCAACGAAGCTAGAGCAATAACAATTTGCGAAGGACATCTGTTCGCCATTGGTTGGGAAGATGATCGCTTGACGATCGAAAAATTCGACACGCAGAAAAACATGTGGTCTGAAGTGCTATCGAATTCGACCAACCTGCCAATGGCAGCTGTTAGTGTAGAAGACAGTATATTTCTTCTCAAGGAAAATGGCGTGACCCGTTTTAAGCCAAGAGACCATTCATGGGAAGATATGGCCCCAATGGACTCCTTGCGACGGGGCTTGTGTGCGGTGTCGCTAGGAGGCCTCGTTTACGCGATAGGGGGCCACGATGGACTTAGGCAGCTAGGGCTCAATAGCGTGGAGCGGTATGACCCTCGAAGCGACCAATGGGAATACGTGTCCTCTATGGACGAAAGACGCGCCTTCGCAAGTGCGACTGTGATGGACAACAAAATCTTTGTGGCAGGAGGTACTGGAGATAACTTTCTACCGCTACAGAATTGTGAGCTGTATGATCCTGTAACGGATACGTGGAGCCTTCTTTCCGCAGAGTTGTGCGTTCCTCGGTCACAAGCTGCTATCGGCAAAGCAAAGAGAAAGATCTTCGTGTTCGGAGGAACTTACAGCAATGGCATCGTGGAGTACTTTGACAGAGACAACGAAGAATGGCTAGAAATCGGAAAGATGCCATCCACATTGTCTTACAATCACGCATGCGTCACGTGGTTACCGAAGGCACTGTTTAAACAACTGAAAGGCAGTAAGCTGCTCTGTGATCAACAGAACGGATAGATACTCAACAGCTTAAATTGGCTGAAGTAAGGACAGCACAACTTCTCAACCCTTTTGATCGTAGGagagaccagcatctaatttctcattgcAGTAATACAGCTCAGTCATTCCCttagatcatgagaataaaggaaatgatcgtcaacctaagaagctctgattgttaaacgaattctccttgttagtatcaaagaaaatgtattgGAAAGGGTATGAAGAATATGGTTTCTGATGTTCGTGTGTAAAAGGTTAACATGCTGGGGTATTCTTGTAAAATTTAGGTAGCTATTTACAGAAGTTTTTTTCGAGCATGGTATAGCTCAAGCCAGGTGGTAgtcattttttcaaaaaatcgAAAAGGGTTATATACTCTTCTCTCTGTCTTGACCTCGTttgtaaaaaaagattaatttggATCCGATCTAATCgctatttgtttcataatgtTATCAACTCCGACGACGGCGCTTGTTGAATTTTCGCCCCGGAAGATGTAGCTTCCTTTCGGGGACGGCGATTGTTCAAGGCCTTCGATCATCTAAACTTCGTCATATTCTTCAAGaaataatgcacaaaaaaaGTATGTGTGTATATAATGCGTCACTGTATATGTCAATAAGTTTTTTCTATCTAGATTTTCGAACCTTTTTAAGTTGTTATTGTATCGTAATTAAACATTCTTGAATAGAGCGATTATAATTAGCTCTTTCCTCAAATGTAACGCTCTTTTCTTTCCTATCAGTTGTTTGGTCTTGTTATGCAGCCCGCTCTTTCTGAGAAGGTAACGCGTTGCGTGACCAGACCAGCCGACGACTGCGAAGAAGACTCGAGTGGCTGTCGCCTATTTGAGGAAAGGTTGTGTAGTTACTTTCTCTCGCTATATTCAGTATTAGTCGCCGTAAGAAAATTCCTAATCACTGACAGTGatcttaaattaaaactaagtATCGCAAATTTTCAGTGTCTTGAACAACAATTTGCCTAGTGACTTGACACTTGTAGAGTAATACGGGAACAAGCAccctgtaaaaaaaaagct
The sequence above is a segment of the Pocillopora verrucosa isolate sample1 chromosome 5, ASM3666991v2, whole genome shotgun sequence genome. Coding sequences within it:
- the LOC131777295 gene encoding kelch-like protein diablo encodes the protein MEPQACMSRRKHQQQQDMLRTMNSFRKSQTFCDVILVVENRKLPAHRVVLAASSSFFKASFTSELTQEKSSDELEVNLPDFHPNSIEELLNFVYTGECGVSEKNAEELLVIADYFDIPSLKETCAEFLMISLKPSNCLWIQIFAERYNHELLNEAATEYICNHLSSIWKTNEFLCLDFIELEELICGKRLVIKTQKGEEEVFEGIRAWITHDTENREHFFEDLFRHVRLSAMSTQFISEFIERDELVTRSHDAQSWATAALRVPDEERDEPRGVTESVVLLSKNGCTSCFTPATGMWYDLARLPSFNEARAITICEGHLFAIGWEDDRLTIEKFDTQKNMWSEVLSNSTNLPMAAVSVEDSIFLLKENGVTRFKPRDHSWEDMAPMDSLRRGLCAVSLGGLVYAIGGHDGLRQLGLNSVERYDPRSDQWEYVSSMDERRAFASATVMDNKIFVAGGTGDNFLPLQNCELYDPVTDTWSLLSAELCVPRSQAAIGKAKRKIFVFGGTYSNGIVEYFDRDNEEWLEIGKMPSTLSYNHACVTWLPKALFKQLKGSKLLCDQQNG